From one Thamnophis elegans isolate rThaEle1 chromosome 7, rThaEle1.pri, whole genome shotgun sequence genomic stretch:
- the LOC116511830 gene encoding C-type lectin BpLec-like isoform X1, which produces MGRFIFLTFSLLVVALSVRGAKGYQCPQDWLPGNGRCYKVFVERKTWTDAERFCRKLKPGCHLASIHSFADSFDLADYLTDYLPPRGPVWIGLWDPKKNFKWEWTDRSKADYLPWENKQPDHYKNNEFCIEIVDYTYYLKWNDQICTTPQAFLCQCRY; this is translated from the exons atgGGGCGATTCATCTTTTTGACCTTCAGCTTGCTGGTCGTGGCCCTCTCCGTAAGAG GAGCCAAAGGCTATCAGTGTCCTCAAGATTGGCTCCCCGGGAACGGGCGTTGCTATAAGGTCTTCGTTGAACGGAAGACTTGGACTGATGCAGAG aggTTCTGCAGGAAATTGAAGCCAGGCTGCCACCTCGCCTCCATCCATAGCTTCGCTGACTCATTTGACTTGGCTGACTACCTCACTGACTATCTCCCACCTCGGGGCCCAGTGTGGATCGGACTGTGGGATCCAAAAAAG AACTTCAAATGGGAGTGGACAGACAGATCTAAAGCCGACTACCTACCCTGGGAGAATAAACAGCCAGATCACTACAAGAACAACGAGTTCTGCATTGAGATTGTGGACTATACAT ATTATCTCAAGTGGAACGACCAGATATGCACAACTCCGCAAGCTTTTCTCTGCCAGTGCAGATACTAG
- the LOC116511830 gene encoding C-type lectin BiL-like isoform X2 translates to MGRFIFLTFSLLVVALSVRGAKGYQCPQDWLPGNGRCYKVFVERKTWTDAERFCRKLKPGCHLASIHSFADSFDLADYLTDYLPPRGPVWIGLWDPKKIISSGTTRYAQLRKLFSASADTSANGSFGCSRGREEPGEH, encoded by the exons atgGGGCGATTCATCTTTTTGACCTTCAGCTTGCTGGTCGTGGCCCTCTCCGTAAGAG GAGCCAAAGGCTATCAGTGTCCTCAAGATTGGCTCCCCGGGAACGGGCGTTGCTATAAGGTCTTCGTTGAACGGAAGACTTGGACTGATGCAGAG aggTTCTGCAGGAAATTGAAGCCAGGCTGCCACCTCGCCTCCATCCATAGCTTCGCTGACTCATTTGACTTGGCTGACTACCTCACTGACTATCTCCCACCTCGGGGCCCAGTGTGGATCGGACTGTGGGATCCAAAAAAG ATTATCTCAAGTGGAACGACCAGATATGCACAACTCCGCAAGCTTTTCTCTGCCAGTGCAGATACTAGTGCAAACGGTTCCTTCGGCTGCTCCAGAGGGAGAGAAGAACCTGGTGAAcactga
- the LOC116511830 gene encoding C-type lectin BpLec-like isoform X3, translating to MSVFSLDLGPAKEPLGFIKFPQWRFCRKLKPGCHLASIHSFADSFDLADYLTDYLPPRGPVWIGLWDPKKNFKWEWTDRSKADYLPWENKQPDHYKNNEFCIEIVDYTYYLKWNDQICTTPQAFLCQCRY from the exons ATGTCTGTGTTTAGTTTGGATCTGGGGCCAGCCAAGGAGCCGCTCGGCTTCATCAAATTCCCGCAATGG aggTTCTGCAGGAAATTGAAGCCAGGCTGCCACCTCGCCTCCATCCATAGCTTCGCTGACTCATTTGACTTGGCTGACTACCTCACTGACTATCTCCCACCTCGGGGCCCAGTGTGGATCGGACTGTGGGATCCAAAAAAG AACTTCAAATGGGAGTGGACAGACAGATCTAAAGCCGACTACCTACCCTGGGAGAATAAACAGCCAGATCACTACAAGAACAACGAGTTCTGCATTGAGATTGTGGACTATACAT ATTATCTCAAGTGGAACGACCAGATATGCACAACTCCGCAAGCTTTTCTCTGCCAGTGCAGATACTAG